In the genome of Pongo pygmaeus isolate AG05252 chromosome 9, NHGRI_mPonPyg2-v2.0_pri, whole genome shotgun sequence, one region contains:
- the GRK2 gene encoding beta-adrenergic receptor kinase 1, whose product MADLEAVLADVSYLMAMEKSKATPAARASKKILLPEPSIRSVMQKYLEDRGEVTFEKIFSQKLGYLLFRDFCLNHLEEARPLVEFYEEIKKYEKLETEEERVARSREIFDSYIMKELLACSHPFSKSATEHVQGHLGKKQVPPDLFQPYIEEICQNLRGDVFQKFIESDKFTRFCQWKNVELNIHLTMNDFSVHRIIGRGGFGEVYGCRKADTGKMYAMKCLDKKRIKMKQGETLALNERIMLSLVSTGDCPFIVCMSYAFHTPDKLSFILDLMNGGDLHYHLSQHGVFSEADMRFYAAEIILGLEHMHNRFVVYRDLKPANILLDEHGHVRISDLGLACDFSKKKPHASVGTHGYMAPEVLQKGVAYDSSADWFSLGCMLFKLLRGHSPFRQHKTKDKHEIDRMTLTMAVELPDSFSPELRSLLEGLLQRDVNRRLGCLGRGAQEVKESPFFRSLDWQMVFLQKYPPPLIPPRGEVNAADAFDIGSFDEEDTKGIKLLDSDQELYRNFPLTISERWQQEVAETVFDTINAETDRLEARKKAKNKQLGHEEDYALGKDCIMHGYMSKMGNPFLTQWQRRYFYLFPNRLEWRGEGEAPQSLLTMEEIQSVEETQIKERKCLLLKIRGGKQFVLQCDSDPELVQWKKELRDAYREAQQLVQRVPKMKNKPRSPVVELSKVPLVQRGSANGL is encoded by the exons ATGGCGGACCTGGAGGCGGTGCTGGCCGACGTGAGCTACCTGATGGCCATGGAGAAGAGCAAGGCCACGCCGGCCGCGCGCGCCAGCAAGAAGATCCTGCTGCCCGAGCCCAG CATCCGCAGTGTCATGCAGAAGTACCTGGAGGACCGGGGTGAGGTGACCTTTGAGAAGATCTTTTCCCAGAAGCTGG GGTACCTGCTTTTCCGAGACTTCTGCCTGAACCACCTGGAGGAGGCCAGGCCCTTGGTGGAATTCTACGAGGAG ATCAAGAAGTACGAGAAGCTGGAGACGGAGGAGGAGCGTGTGGCCCGCAGCCGGGAGATCTTCGACTCATACATCATGAAGGAGCTGCTGGCCTGCTCGCAT CCCTTCTCGAAGAGTGCCACTGAGCATGTCCAAGGCCACCTGGGGAAGAAGCAGGTGCCTCCGGATCTCTTCCAG CCATACATCGAAGAGATTTGTCAAAACCTCCGAGGGGACGTGTTCCAGAAATTCATCGAGAG CGATAAGTTCACACGGTTTTGCCAGTGGAAGAATGTGGAGCTCAACATCCAC CTGACCATGAATGACTTCAGCGTGCATCGCATCATTGGGCGCGGGGGCTTCGGCGAGGTCTATGGGTGCCGGAAGGCCGACACAGGCAAGAT GTACGCCATGAAGTGCCTGGACAAAAAGCGCATCAAGATGAAGCAGGGGGAGACCCTGGCTCTGAACGAGCGCATCATGCTCTCGCTCGTCAGCACTGGG GACTGCCCATTCATTGTCTGCATGTCATACGCGTTCCACACTCCAGACAAGCTCAGCTTCATCCTAGACCTCATGAACG GTGGGGACCTGCACTACCACCTGTCCCAGCACGGGGTCTTCTCAGAGGCTGACATGCGCTTCTATGCGGCCGAGATCATCCTGGGCCTGGAGCACATGCACAACCGCTTCGTGGTCTACCGGGACCTGAAG CCGGCCAACATCCTTCTGGACGAGCATGGCCACGTGCGGATCTCGGACCTGGGCCTGGCCTGCGACTTCTCCAAGAAGAAGCCCCATGCCAGCGT GGGCACCCACGGGTACATGGCTCCAGAGGTCCTGCAGAAGGGCGTGGCCTACGACAGCAGTGCCGACTGGTTCTCTCTGGGATGCATGCTCTTCAAGTTGCTGCGGGG GCACAGCCCCTTCCGGCAGCACAAGACCAAAGACAAGCATGAGATCGACCGCATGACGCTGACGATG GCCGTGGAGCTGCCCGACTCCTTCTCCCCTGAATTACGCTCCCTGCTGGAGGGGTTGCTGCAGAGGGATGTCAACCGGAGACTGGGCTGCCTGGGCCGAGG GGCTCAGGAGGTGAAAGAGAGCCCCTTTTTCCGCTCCTTGGACTGGCAGATGGTCTTCTTGCAGAAG TACCCTCCCCCGCTGATCCCCCCACGAGGGGAGGTGAACGCAGCCGACGCCTTCGACATTGGCTCCTTCGATGAGGAGGACACAAAAGGAATCAAG TTACTGGACAGTGATCAGGAGCTCTACCGCAACTTCCCCCTCACCATCTCGGAGCGGTGGCAGCAGGAGGTGGCAGAGACTGTCTTCGACACCATCAATGCTGAGACAGACCGGCTGGAGGCTCGCAAGAAAGCCAAGAACAAGCAGCTGGGCCATGAGGAAG ACTACGCCCTGGGCAAGGACTGCATCATGCACGGCTACATGTCCAAGATGGGCAACCCCTTCCTGACCCAGTGGCAGCGGCGGTACTTCTACCTGTTCCCCAACCGCCTCGAGTGGCGGGGCGAGGGCGAGGCCCCG CAGAGCCTGCTGACCATGGAGGAGATCCAGTCGGTGGAGGAGACGCAGATCAAGGAGCGCAAGTGCCTGCTCCTCAAGATCCGCGGTGGGAAACAGTTCGTTTTGCAGTGCGAT AGCGACCCTGAGCTGGTGCAGTGGAAGAAGGAGCTGCGCGACGCCTACCGCGAGGCCCAGCAGCTGGTGCAGCGGGTGCCCAAGATGAAGAACAAGCCGCGCTCGCCCGTGGTGGAGCTGAGCAAGGTGCCGCTGGTCCAGCGCGGCAGTGCCAACGGTCTCTGA